A stretch of Rhizobium sp. TH2 DNA encodes these proteins:
- a CDS encoding (2Fe-2S)-binding protein, with amino-acid sequence MVTFTLNGKERTFDGDPDTPLLWVIRDFEKLMGTKYGCGVAQCGACTVHLDGMPRRSCITPISMIDGSDVVTIEGIEGKEAEAIQTAWTGLDVPQCGYCQSGQIMSAVALLQMVPKPTDEEIDGAMTGNICRCATYHRIRAAIHNAANSMEG; translated from the coding sequence ATGGTCACTTTCACGCTCAACGGAAAAGAACGAACTTTCGACGGCGACCCCGACACGCCCCTGCTGTGGGTCATCAGGGACTTCGAAAAGCTCATGGGAACCAAGTATGGCTGCGGGGTCGCGCAGTGCGGCGCCTGCACCGTGCATCTCGACGGCATGCCGCGACGGTCCTGCATTACGCCGATCTCGATGATCGATGGCTCCGATGTGGTGACGATCGAGGGGATCGAAGGCAAGGAAGCCGAGGCAATCCAGACCGCATGGACCGGGCTTGACGTGCCGCAATGCGGCTACTGTCAGTCCGGGCAGATCATGTCGGCCGTGGCACTGCTACAGATGGTGCCGAAGCCGACCGACGAAGAGATCGACGGCGCAATGACCGGCAATATCTGTCGATGCGCCACCTATCATCGCATTCGAGCGGCGATCCATAATGCCGCCAACTCGATGGAGGGCTGA